A single Desulfomicrobium apsheronum DNA region contains:
- a CDS encoding PAS domain S-box protein translates to MSALGSYLTERRKALAAKHSGYSIRSVAKRIGIHHSYLSKLERGENAPLTEERIHALARLLGEDPDLLMALSGKLSDRITGLIRSNPLLFLGSLETLEKQGASTSDAAPMRQDQRKNELEELTRLLRDEIRERQVLESQLREQQRVQRTILENLQDVSVTLLDSQFRILWSNSPVTESPANFLNQHAHKGSAAASGTGRNESESGAFSTAWRAMKTHTVQNGTYRSPDGKHWLVRSAPVLDAHDAVTQIVHMQFEVTELMHAKQALEASEQRWKFALEGAQEAVWDYDVPSGRLQCSPTWYTMLGYRDGDLDPTITQWEALLHPEDRVPALNMLSAHFRGETDFYDFEYRLRCSDGSYKWIHSRGKLMEKSSIGTPTRIIGTHYDMSERKAAEEQILANEAFLENLLGSIEEGISVLAPDMTVRYANPTMTRWYAEEMPVVGRKCHEAFHRLGECCSRCPAVRTLRTGRNEFEILEIMSSTAARAIEFNAYPIRDAQSGQVTGVIVFVRDITSKRQIQQALTEIEDKYQTIYQGAPIGMCTLDARGRFMSMNPSYARLYGYSSPGAMMNSVRSASELFESKEDWERLRALIRTQDEIFGFESRIRRPDGAIVWTSRTIRVVRDSQGKLLHYDVFVEDIEARKTLELLTEGFK, encoded by the coding sequence ATGAGCGCACTAGGAAGTTATCTCACCGAGCGCAGAAAAGCACTCGCCGCCAAGCATTCGGGGTATTCAATCCGAAGCGTGGCCAAGCGTATCGGCATCCATCATTCCTATCTGAGCAAGCTGGAACGCGGCGAGAACGCGCCCCTGACCGAAGAGCGCATCCACGCCCTGGCCCGGCTCCTGGGAGAGGATCCCGACCTGCTCATGGCCCTGTCCGGCAAATTGTCCGACCGCATCACCGGGCTCATCCGCTCCAATCCCCTGCTCTTCCTCGGCAGCCTTGAGACCCTCGAAAAGCAGGGCGCGAGCACTTCGGATGCCGCGCCCATGCGCCAGGACCAACGCAAGAACGAGCTTGAGGAACTGACCAGGCTGCTGCGTGACGAAATACGGGAACGCCAGGTCCTTGAGTCCCAGCTGCGCGAACAGCAGCGGGTGCAGCGCACCATTCTTGAGAACCTGCAGGACGTCTCGGTGACTCTTCTGGACTCCCAGTTCCGCATCCTGTGGTCGAACTCTCCGGTGACCGAGAGCCCCGCGAATTTTCTCAATCAGCATGCTCACAAAGGCAGCGCCGCCGCGTCCGGAACAGGGCGAAACGAATCCGAATCCGGAGCTTTTTCCACCGCCTGGCGGGCCATGAAGACCCACACGGTGCAAAACGGAACCTACAGATCCCCGGACGGCAAGCACTGGCTGGTGCGCAGCGCTCCGGTGCTCGATGCCCATGACGCCGTCACCCAGATCGTGCACATGCAGTTCGAGGTCACGGAACTCATGCACGCCAAGCAGGCCCTGGAAGCCAGCGAACAACGCTGGAAATTCGCCCTTGAGGGGGCCCAGGAGGCTGTCTGGGATTACGATGTCCCTTCCGGAAGGCTGCAATGCTCGCCCACGTGGTACACGATGCTCGGCTACAGGGATGGCGATCTCGATCCGACCATCACGCAGTGGGAAGCCCTGCTGCATCCCGAAGACCGGGTTCCGGCCCTGAACATGCTCTCGGCCCACTTTCGGGGTGAAACGGATTTTTATGATTTCGAATACCGTCTGCGCTGCAGCGACGGCTCCTACAAATGGATCCACTCCCGGGGCAAGCTCATGGAAAAGAGCAGCATCGGGACGCCCACGCGCATCATCGGCACGCACTACGACATGAGCGAACGCAAGGCGGCCGAAGAACAGATTCTCGCCAACGAGGCTTTCCTGGAAAATCTGCTCGGGAGCATCGAGGAAGGCATCAGCGTGCTCGCCCCGGACATGACCGTGCGCTACGCCAACCCGACCATGACACGCTGGTATGCCGAGGAAATGCCGGTCGTGGGCAGGAAATGCCATGAAGCCTTCCATCGCCTGGGCGAATGCTGTTCCCGCTGTCCGGCGGTCAGAACCCTGCGCACGGGCCGCAACGAATTCGAAATACTCGAGATCATGTCCTCCACCGCCGCGCGCGCCATCGAATTCAACGCATATCCGATCAGGGACGCGCAAAGCGGCCAGGTTACCGGAGTCATCGTCTTCGTGCGCGACATCACTTCAAAGAGGCAGATCCAGCAGGCCCTGACCGAAATCGAGGACAAGTATCAGACCATCTACCAGGGCGCGCCCATCGGCATGTGCACGTTGGACGCCCGTGGCCGCTTTATGTCCATGAACCCCAGTTATGCACGATTGTACGGCTACTCGTCGCCCGGCGCGATGATGAATTCCGTGCGCTCGGCGTCCGAGCTTTTCGAGTCCAAGGAAGATTGGGAACGCCTGCGCGCGTTGATCCGCACGCAGGACGAGATCTTCGGATTCGAAAGCCGCATCCGACGCCCCGACGGAGCCATTGTCTGGACGTCGCGCACCATCCGCGTGGTCCGCGACTCCCAGGGCAAGCTTCTGCATTACGATGTTTTTGTCGAGGATATCGAAGCCAGAAAGACTCTCGAACTGCTCACGGAGGGCTTCAAATGA
- a CDS encoding response regulator, with protein sequence MNILMDNIRQSERLALTHRISQQLSAIQAALHNAESPLFTMADILAVDRGEFDDFEKYAEHLLHENPFIGGLFLVPDGVVATAYPLAGNEAAIGHDLLKDPARKTEVLEAINTNQVVLAGPVNMRQGGVGLFARKPVFWNENGERHFWGLVVALIHWETVLETFDFKSLDSDGYSYALARKLSTDKDATLIVRSEADIVEDLALTRALAIPGGEWLLTVSPRKDRLWGVGLGGYVLVAMFGMVVAGLCFHLLRGREKILIQAEELGRMNAEMERDIARREKAEADLLKAKDDALSATKAKSQFLATMSHEIRTPMNGVHGMLQLLEGTKLDAEQEEYVQIGSTALQSLLTLINDILDFSKIEAGKLEIARTPFALDELCRSIPAIFKEQSLARNLELSIEMASDVPHMVEGDPSRIRQVLLNVVGNAVKFTREGGVSIRISATKEGLPPDAARLDFEIADTGIGIGAEQLPKLFKPFIQGGEGLVRTCQGTGLGLTIVKRLVHLMGGDVEIESSLGKGTTVRFHVLVHVPPKALEQTGGEVRNSGGRARGAERNLSILLAEDDVTNMAMLTRLLEKLGCEVTQAVNGLEAVRILESEDPDIVLMDIQMPLMDGVEATQRIRANRSLGKKSRIPIIAVTAFAMTGDRERFLDAGMDDYIPKPVNMNALLEAMDRVSEFKRM encoded by the coding sequence TTGAACATCCTTATGGACAATATCCGGCAAAGCGAGCGCCTGGCCCTGACCCACAGGATTTCACAGCAACTCAGCGCCATTCAGGCCGCGCTCCACAACGCCGAATCGCCGCTCTTCACCATGGCCGACATTCTGGCTGTCGATCGCGGGGAATTCGATGATTTCGAAAAGTATGCCGAACATCTGTTGCACGAAAATCCTTTTATCGGCGGCCTTTTTCTGGTCCCGGACGGCGTGGTCGCCACGGCCTATCCCCTGGCCGGAAACGAGGCCGCCATCGGTCACGACCTGCTCAAGGACCCGGCGCGCAAGACCGAGGTCCTTGAAGCCATAAACACCAATCAGGTGGTCCTGGCCGGGCCGGTGAACATGCGTCAGGGCGGAGTCGGGCTTTTTGCCCGCAAGCCCGTGTTCTGGAATGAAAACGGTGAGCGGCATTTCTGGGGGCTGGTCGTGGCCCTCATCCACTGGGAAACCGTGCTTGAGACCTTTGACTTCAAGTCCCTGGACTCGGACGGCTACTCCTACGCTCTTGCCCGCAAGCTGAGCACGGACAAGGACGCCACGCTCATTGTCCGGTCCGAGGCGGACATTGTCGAAGATCTTGCCCTGACGCGGGCACTGGCCATTCCGGGCGGGGAGTGGCTACTGACCGTCTCGCCCCGAAAAGATCGTCTCTGGGGCGTGGGCCTTGGTGGATACGTTCTTGTCGCCATGTTCGGAATGGTTGTCGCGGGGTTGTGTTTTCATCTCTTGCGCGGCCGGGAGAAAATCCTGATCCAGGCCGAAGAGCTTGGGCGCATGAACGCAGAAATGGAGCGCGACATCGCCCGGCGCGAAAAGGCCGAGGCGGATCTGCTCAAGGCCAAGGATGACGCCCTGTCGGCCACAAAGGCCAAATCGCAGTTCCTGGCGACCATGAGCCATGAGATCCGCACCCCCATGAACGGGGTGCACGGGATGCTGCAATTGCTCGAAGGCACGAAGCTGGACGCGGAGCAAGAGGAGTATGTCCAGATTGGTTCCACGGCCCTGCAGAGTCTTTTGACCCTCATCAACGATATCCTGGATTTTTCCAAGATCGAGGCCGGAAAGCTCGAAATCGCCCGGACTCCTTTTGCGCTGGATGAACTCTGCCGCTCCATTCCGGCCATTTTCAAGGAACAGAGCCTGGCCAGAAACCTTGAACTTTCCATCGAAATGGCGTCGGATGTCCCGCACATGGTTGAGGGCGATCCGAGCCGTATTCGGCAGGTGCTGCTCAACGTTGTCGGCAATGCGGTCAAGTTCACGCGCGAGGGCGGCGTCTCGATCAGGATATCCGCGACCAAGGAAGGACTTCCTCCCGATGCGGCGCGACTTGATTTCGAGATCGCGGACACCGGGATCGGTATCGGCGCGGAACAGTTGCCGAAACTTTTCAAGCCATTCATCCAGGGCGGGGAAGGGCTGGTTCGCACCTGCCAGGGCACGGGTCTGGGGCTGACCATCGTCAAACGCCTGGTGCATCTCATGGGCGGAGATGTCGAGATTGAAAGTTCCCTGGGCAAGGGAACAACGGTGCGATTTCATGTGCTGGTCCATGTGCCGCCGAAGGCTCTGGAGCAGACCGGAGGCGAAGTTCGAAACAGCGGGGGTAGGGCGCGCGGGGCGGAGCGGAATCTGAGTATCCTGCTGGCCGAGGACGACGTGACGAACATGGCCATGCTGACCCGCCTGCTGGAAAAGCTCGGTTGCGAGGTCACCCAGGCCGTCAACGGTCTGGAAGCGGTGCGGATTCTGGAAAGCGAGGACCCGGATATTGTCCTCATGGACATCCAGATGCCGCTCATGGACGGCGTCGAGGCGACCCAGCGCATTCGGGCGAACCGGTCCCTTGGCAAAAAGTCCCGGATCCCGATCATCGCCGTGACCGCTTTCGCCATGACCGGAGACAGGGAGCGTTTTCTGGACGCGGGCATGGACGACTACATCCCGAAACCCGTGAACATGAATGCGCTTCTCGAAGCCATGGACAGGGTGTCGGAATTCAAGAGGATGTGA